The Verrucomicrobiota bacterium genome includes a window with the following:
- the cysK gene encoding cysteine synthase A, whose product MGRIYNNIVETIGRTPLVRLNRIPQSLGVDSSTAVLVKCEFFNPLGSVKDRIGMSMIEDAERRGVLTKDTVIIEPTSGNTGIALAFVAAAKGYKLILTMPETMSVERRVLLAMLGAKLVLTPGAEGMRGAITRAEQLAKETPNSWIPQQFNNPSNPEVHRKTTALEIWEDTGGKVDILVAAVGTGGTISGCYEVLHARKSSFTAVAVEPKDSPVISQTLSGQPVKPGPHKIQGTGAGFVPNNLHLKDAQGNAQITECVQVSNDDAFAMARRLSKEEGLLVGISSGANVWAAIEVARRPENKGKMVVTILPSTGERYLSTALAAEARAEVGG is encoded by the coding sequence ATGGGCCGCATCTATAACAACATCGTCGAAACCATCGGCCGCACACCGCTCGTGCGCCTCAACCGCATCCCTCAGAGCCTCGGCGTGGATTCGTCCACCGCCGTGCTCGTCAAGTGCGAGTTCTTCAACCCCCTCGGCTCCGTCAAGGACCGCATCGGCATGAGCATGATCGAGGATGCCGAGCGCCGCGGCGTGCTCACGAAGGACACCGTGATCATCGAGCCCACCTCCGGCAACACAGGCATTGCACTCGCCTTCGTCGCGGCCGCCAAGGGCTACAAGCTCATCCTCACCATGCCCGAGACCATGTCCGTCGAGCGCCGCGTGTTGCTCGCCATGCTCGGCGCCAAGCTTGTGCTCACCCCCGGCGCCGAGGGCATGAGAGGCGCGATCACCCGCGCCGAGCAACTCGCCAAGGAAACCCCCAACTCGTGGATTCCGCAGCAGTTCAACAACCCATCCAATCCCGAGGTCCACCGCAAGACCACCGCGCTCGAAATCTGGGAGGACACCGGCGGCAAGGTGGACATCCTTGTCGCCGCGGTCGGCACCGGCGGCACGATCTCCGGCTGCTACGAAGTCCTGCACGCGCGCAAATCGAGTTTCACGGCCGTCGCAGTGGAGCCGAAGGACTCGCCCGTCATTTCGCAGACGCTCTCCGGCCAGCCCGTGAAGCCCGGACCGCACAAGATTCAAGGCACCGGCGCGGGATTCGTCCCCAACAACCTCCATCTCAAGGACGCACAGGGCAACGCACAGATCACGGAATGCGTGCAGGTGAGCAACGACGACGCATTCGCAATGGCGCGCCGGCTCTCCAAGGAGGAGGGCCTGCTCGTCGGTATTTCCTCCGGCGCGAACGTTTGGGCCGCCATCGAAGTGGCCCGGCGCCCGGAGAACAAGGGCAAGATGGTCGTCACCATTCTCCCCTCGACCGGCGAACGCTACCTCAGCACCGCGCTCGCAGCCGAGGCGCGCGCTGAAGTGGGCGGATGA